In one window of Microbacterium sp. PM5 DNA:
- a CDS encoding MBL fold metallo-hydrolase, translating to MALDFMVLDLDFPVGSKNKTATLVTGDTEAVLVDAGFTRADGHRLVAAVLDAGKTLTTVVVSHADPDFYFGLEVVADAFPDAKIVATPIVIEHIRASFEGKLKAWSTLGANLPTRLVEISPLTADAVTVDGERLELRGGSATLPDRQYLWNESHRAVLGGVLVFQQEHVWTADTATPEQRQAWIALLDEMQALQPQLVVPGHRLPGTATDVTAIEYTRSYLQTFEEILASSADGAAVTAALTERYPTSGMLIAAQIGPKVAKGEMSWG from the coding sequence ATGGCTCTGGATTTCATGGTTCTCGATCTCGACTTTCCGGTCGGCTCGAAGAACAAGACCGCCACACTGGTGACGGGCGACACGGAGGCTGTTCTCGTCGACGCGGGCTTCACGCGTGCCGACGGTCATCGTCTCGTCGCCGCGGTGCTGGATGCGGGCAAGACTCTCACGACGGTCGTCGTCAGCCACGCCGACCCCGACTTCTACTTCGGACTCGAGGTCGTCGCCGATGCGTTCCCCGACGCGAAGATCGTCGCGACGCCGATCGTGATCGAGCACATCCGCGCCTCGTTCGAAGGCAAGCTGAAGGCGTGGAGCACGCTGGGCGCGAACCTGCCGACGCGCCTGGTCGAGATCTCGCCGCTGACGGCGGACGCCGTGACGGTCGACGGTGAGCGTCTGGAGCTGCGCGGCGGCTCGGCGACCCTGCCCGACCGTCAGTACCTGTGGAACGAGTCGCACCGGGCCGTGCTGGGTGGGGTGCTCGTCTTCCAGCAGGAGCACGTCTGGACCGCCGACACGGCGACCCCCGAGCAGCGGCAGGCCTGGATCGCCCTCCTGGACGAGATGCAGGCGCTGCAGCCCCAGCTCGTCGTCCCCGGACACCGACTGCCCGGCACGGCAACCGACGTGACGGCGATCGAGTACACGCGCAGCTACCTGCAGACGTTCGAGGAGATTCTCGCCTCGTCCGCCGACGGCGCTGCCGTGACTGCGGCTCTCACCGAGCGCTACCCGACCTCCGGCATGCTCATCGCCGCGCAGATCGGTCCGAAGGTCGCGAAGGGAGAGATGTCATGGGGCTGA
- a CDS encoding GNAT family protein — MFHRDLSPTSTLRPLEVWHADEFAAHLDRAREHIRPWVGASFVTDTVDGARATLQRYAQSAADDGGRLFGIWNDGQLVGGVMFVSFSAAAGQCEIGCWLEPAAEGRGLVTSASRMLVDYALRERGLNRAEWRCRADNERSAAVARRLGMTLDGTLRGAWLNGGVFHDKQVWAIVRGDLAAA; from the coding sequence ATGTTCCACCGAGACCTCTCCCCCACCTCCACGCTGCGACCGCTCGAGGTCTGGCATGCCGACGAGTTCGCCGCACACCTCGACCGGGCGCGTGAGCACATCCGTCCGTGGGTCGGTGCCTCCTTCGTCACCGACACCGTCGACGGCGCCCGCGCCACGCTGCAGCGGTACGCGCAGAGCGCGGCCGACGACGGAGGGCGCCTCTTCGGCATCTGGAACGACGGTCAGCTGGTCGGCGGCGTGATGTTCGTGAGCTTCAGCGCCGCCGCGGGCCAGTGCGAGATCGGATGCTGGCTCGAACCGGCCGCCGAGGGGCGGGGGCTGGTGACCTCGGCATCCCGGATGCTCGTCGACTATGCCCTCCGCGAGCGCGGCCTGAACCGGGCTGAATGGCGCTGCCGGGCCGACAACGAGCGCAGCGCCGCCGTCGCCCGCCGACTGGGGATGACCCTCGATGGCACGCTGCGCGGAGCGTGGCTCAACGGCGGCGTCTTCCACGACAAGCAGGTGTGGGCGATCGTCCGCGGCGATCTCGCGGCGGCATGA
- a CDS encoding VOC family protein — translation MPGFHHVELWVADLSEARLEWGWLLAQLGFERDSSWSEGESWSAGGAYFTLTTSPNLSRAAHDRRAPGVNHLAFHGGTRTRVDAIMAAAPAQGWTPLYHDRYPHAGGPDHYAGWLENSAGAKAEIVADGS, via the coding sequence GTGCCGGGATTTCATCACGTCGAGCTGTGGGTCGCCGACCTGTCAGAGGCTCGCCTCGAGTGGGGCTGGCTGCTTGCGCAACTCGGCTTCGAACGCGACAGCTCGTGGTCCGAGGGGGAGTCGTGGAGCGCCGGAGGGGCGTACTTTACGCTCACGACGTCGCCGAACCTCTCCCGCGCCGCGCACGATCGCCGGGCGCCTGGCGTGAACCACCTGGCCTTCCACGGAGGAACCCGCACGCGCGTCGACGCCATCATGGCCGCCGCGCCCGCGCAGGGGTGGACGCCGCTGTACCACGACCGCTATCCACACGCGGGCGGTCCGGATCACTACGCCGGCTGGCTGGAGAACTCGGCGGGCGCCAAAGCCGAGATCGTCGCCGACGGCTCCTGA
- a CDS encoding TetR/AcrR family transcriptional regulator produces the protein MSPSERSRSDRQAEVAEAVWRVLDRDGFVGLSLRVVAAEMGATTGTVTHYFRSKAALVGYALELLAQRRDEGERAAPDEPVEALRAALLGMLPLDPTSRSATRIWVSSWDAALPSADRSADHAGRYRRSRDTLAGIVAAALSGAQKEADAIVIAEQLQATMLGLATQAVLDPDAYPADVLSRLVDAAIARWIGPRLVRA, from the coding sequence ATGTCCCCCTCCGAGCGCTCGCGCAGCGACCGTCAGGCCGAGGTGGCCGAGGCGGTGTGGCGCGTGCTCGACCGCGACGGCTTCGTCGGGCTGTCGCTCCGTGTCGTCGCGGCCGAGATGGGCGCGACCACCGGAACGGTCACGCACTACTTCCGTTCCAAGGCCGCACTGGTTGGCTACGCGCTCGAGTTGCTCGCGCAGCGGCGCGATGAGGGAGAGCGCGCCGCGCCGGACGAACCCGTCGAGGCCCTGCGGGCAGCGCTTCTCGGGATGCTGCCACTCGACCCGACATCGCGATCGGCGACGCGCATCTGGGTGAGCTCGTGGGACGCGGCGCTGCCCAGCGCCGACCGTTCCGCCGATCACGCAGGTCGCTATCGGCGCAGTCGCGACACGCTTGCCGGCATCGTCGCGGCCGCTCTCAGTGGTGCTCAGAAGGAGGCTGATGCGATCGTGATCGCCGAGCAGCTGCAGGCGACGATGCTCGGTCTTGCGACGCAAGCCGTTCTCGATCCCGACGCGTATCCCGCCGACGTCCTGAGCCGGCTGGTCGATGCGGCCATCGCCAGGTGGATCGGACCGAGACTCGTCAGGGCATGA
- a CDS encoding SRPBCC family protein gives MASSFTVTTRARVPGERLFDLSLDIDSHLASMSASEERAIDGVTAGGIGLGETVTWRARHVGIWFTMTVRIAELDRPRRFVDEQTHGPFRSFRHEHVFDDDGDGGTIMTDTITLSSPIFGALAERLILVPYLRRVIVERNRHLVDALDAR, from the coding sequence ATGGCGAGCTCCTTCACGGTCACCACCCGCGCGCGCGTCCCCGGTGAGCGGCTGTTCGATCTGTCGCTCGACATCGATTCGCATCTGGCGTCGATGTCGGCATCCGAGGAGCGCGCGATCGATGGCGTGACCGCCGGCGGGATCGGGCTGGGGGAGACGGTCACCTGGCGGGCTCGCCACGTCGGCATCTGGTTCACGATGACCGTACGCATCGCGGAGCTCGACCGACCCCGGCGGTTCGTCGACGAGCAGACCCACGGCCCGTTCCGGTCGTTCCGGCACGAGCACGTGTTCGACGACGACGGCGACGGTGGCACGATCATGACGGACACGATCACGCTCTCCTCGCCCATCTTCGGGGCGCTCGCAGAGCGGCTGATCCTCGTGCCCTACCTGCGGAGGGTGATCGTCGAGCGCAACCGGCACCTCGTCGACGCGCTCGACGCGCGGTGA
- a CDS encoding nuclear transport factor 2 family protein has translation MGLNDATVSNAPRDVVRRQYLASAAGDLDALRATLAPDVEWTEMAGFPLAGTYRTPEGVTSHVMERLGQDWDGWTAHDDTYVVDGENVVVLARYTATHRATGNALDVRVAHHFVVRGGLIVRFEQFVDTAKVRDASV, from the coding sequence ATGGGGCTGAACGACGCCACCGTCTCCAACGCGCCGCGCGACGTGGTCCGGCGCCAGTACCTCGCCTCCGCAGCCGGTGATCTTGACGCGCTGCGTGCCACGCTCGCCCCAGACGTCGAGTGGACCGAGATGGCGGGCTTCCCTCTTGCCGGCACCTACCGGACCCCTGAGGGAGTGACCTCCCACGTGATGGAGCGCCTCGGCCAGGACTGGGACGGCTGGACCGCCCACGACGACACCTACGTCGTCGACGGCGAGAACGTCGTCGTGCTGGCCCGCTACACAGCGACCCACCGCGCGACGGGCAACGCCCTCGACGTGCGGGTGGCCCACCACTTCGTCGTCCGCGGCGGCCTGATCGTCCGCTTCGAGCAGTTCGTCGACACGGCGAAGGTCCGCGACGCGAGCGTCTGA
- a CDS encoding MarR family transcriptional regulator, with protein sequence MAHEPTFTSPAEAAYDHRILIFGRLLAAAKGFEYLLSQELEDSTGLSHSLFEMLLIVARAGEDGVSVKDIAQAKVVTSGGATRLVSRAVEQGLVDRRASTVDGRVQLVRLTPAGTRVLLEASAIHARNIERQLLSALPPGSEKSFEAGVRALSKSVSATLPVMP encoded by the coding sequence ATGGCCCACGAGCCCACCTTCACGTCACCGGCAGAGGCCGCCTACGACCACCGCATCCTCATCTTCGGCCGCCTCCTGGCCGCCGCCAAGGGGTTCGAGTACCTCCTGTCGCAGGAACTCGAGGACAGCACGGGGCTCAGCCACTCGCTGTTCGAGATGCTGCTGATCGTCGCTCGCGCGGGCGAGGACGGCGTCTCGGTGAAGGACATCGCGCAGGCGAAGGTGGTCACCTCCGGTGGCGCGACGCGCCTGGTCAGCCGCGCTGTGGAGCAGGGGCTCGTCGACAGACGCGCCTCCACCGTCGACGGGCGCGTGCAACTCGTGCGCCTGACGCCGGCGGGGACCCGCGTACTCCTGGAGGCCTCGGCGATTCACGCGCGAAACATCGAGCGCCAGCTGCTCAGCGCGCTGCCGCCGGGCAGCGAGAAGTCCTTCGAAGCCGGCGTGCGCGCCCTGAGCAAGAGCGTGTCCGCGACGCTTCCCGTCATGCCCTGA